Proteins from a genomic interval of Lelliottia amnigena:
- the leuO_2 gene encoding leucine transcriptional activator encodes MTVELDMLESKIERTHVGDGTRPQLRTVDLNLLTVFDAVMQEQNITRAAQSLGMSQPAVSNAVARLKLMFNDELFVRYGRGIQPTARACQLFGSIRQALQLVQNELPGSGFEPVSSERVFHLCVCSPLDNYLTSVIYNKVEAIAPNINLIFKSSLNQNTEHQLRYQETEFVIGYEEFRRPEFSCVPLFNDEMVLVASRTHPRINGPLLESDVYQEQHAVVALDRYASFSQPWYDTPDKQSKVAYQGMAMVSVLNIVSQTHLVAIAPRWLAEEFSDRLNLQVMPLPLKLNSRTCYLSWHEAAGRDKGHQWMEELLASVCRR; translated from the coding sequence GTGACGGTGGAGTTAGATATGTTAGAAAGCAAAATTGAACGGACTCACGTGGGTGACGGGACCCGTCCGCAATTACGGACGGTGGATCTTAACTTATTAACTGTTTTTGATGCTGTTATGCAGGAGCAGAATATTACTCGCGCGGCGCAGTCATTAGGGATGTCGCAGCCTGCAGTGAGTAATGCTGTTGCTCGGCTTAAACTGATGTTCAATGATGAATTATTTGTCAGATACGGCCGTGGGATTCAGCCTACAGCAAGGGCTTGTCAACTTTTTGGTTCGATACGGCAGGCATTGCAGCTGGTGCAAAATGAGCTTCCCGGATCGGGTTTTGAGCCTGTTAGCAGTGAGCGCGTTTTTCATCTCTGCGTGTGCAGTCCGCTGGATAACTATTTAACTTCGGTTATCTATAATAAAGTCGAAGCCATTGCACCGAATATAAATCTGATATTTAAATCTTCACTTAATCAGAACACAGAACACCAGTTGCGTTATCAGGAAACGGAATTTGTGATTGGCTATGAAGAGTTCCGTCGTCCGGAGTTTTCTTGCGTGCCGCTGTTTAATGATGAAATGGTATTAGTCGCCAGCAGGACGCACCCGCGCATAAATGGGCCTCTCCTCGAAAGTGATGTGTATCAAGAGCAACATGCAGTGGTCGCGCTCGACAGATATGCCTCTTTCAGCCAGCCGTGGTATGACACACCCGATAAACAGTCAAAGGTGGCTTATCAAGGAATGGCGATGGTGAGCGTATTAAATATTGTTTCACAGACGCATCTGGTGGCTATTGCTCCTCGTTGGTTGGCGGAAGAGTTCTCAGATAGGTTAAATCTGCAAGTTATGCCGCTGCCGCTAAAATTAAATAGTCGTACCTGTTACCTTTCCTGGCATGAAGCCGCCGGGCGCGATAAAGGTCATCAGTGGATGGAAGAGCTATTAGCCAGTGTTTGCCGTCGTTAA